In the bacterium genome, ACGGTAACAACATCCACAAACTTTAAAAGCTCTTTCGCTGCTTTTATAATCTCTTTAATAGAACTAAGTTTGTCCCCGCAAAATTCCGAAAGTTCCACAAGGTTTGGTTTTACCATAAATGGCGTCGCCAGAAGCCCCTTTTTTAATGGTTCTCCATATGTATCAAGTATGACTTTTGCTCCCTGTGACTCAAATGTTATTATCAGTTGCTCGTATATTATTGGGTCAACACCCTCGGGAACGCTTCCAGAAATAACCACGAAGGTTGGTTTGGGCTTTAATGAGCGGCACTTTTGCATAAGCTCTGCGACCTCCTGCGGACGAATTTCCGGACCACGAAAGTTCAAACGATATTCGCCGCCGTCATCAAGGCTGTGTATTATTACATTAACTCTCGTTTCGCTCTTTGTCCAAACGAAGTTGCACGCTATGCCTTCATTAAGCAGCCTGCCCTCCATCTCCATCCCAGCGTAGCCCCCTAAAAATCCGAGTGCTATGCTTTGTCCGCCAAGCTTTTTTATGACCCTCGATACATCTATTCCTTTCCCGCCAGCGTAGTGCTCCTCGCGGATAACTCTTATACTTTCATATTTTATAAGTTTCTCCACATAGACTGTTCTATCCAGCGCTGGATTTAATGTTACTGTATAAATCATCTCAACTCCCCTACGCTGTTTCGTTCATGTCGTCGTATTTATCGAGCTCGTCTTCCTCAGGATGTGGATTGTATGGTGATATGGCTTCAGATTTTTTGATGTGTTTATGCATAACATACCAAAGAAATAATGTAAGCGGAATAACGCAAAAAGCGAGAGGAATTCCTATGTTTTCTCCGAAAACCGATGGTGATATAAGCAGGAAGTTATACGCGCCATGAGCGAGCGCAGCCAGAATAAGCCCGTAGAGAGCTAATTTTTTAGCTACTTTTGGATGGAATTTGCCCCGTCCAAGACCATAGCCCCATAGCGTAGAAAAAACTACATGTCCAAGTGTAGATAGGGGACCTCGAAGCAGTATAACATGCGCGCCAAAACGAAGCATGTAAAAGAAATTCTCCAGCGAGGCAAAACCGACCGCTGCTGCTGAGGCGTAAACGATTCCATCGACTGGTTCGTCGAATTCTTTGTTAAAATATATGACGAAAAGCACCACGCTGAACTTTATTACCTCCTCCACCGCACCAGCTATGAACCACGCGCTTCCTATAGCCTCATAAATTGTGGTTGCGTATCCCGTTAACCCGAATACCATTCTCAACCCGAGTTCGATCAATATTGTAGGTAAAACCGCGAAGAAACCGCATATGAAAACTATAGCAACATCACCAAGAGGTTCGGGTTCAAACCTGTCGCTTTTGTAAACATACCATAACCAAAGAATTCCGGGAAGAAGGGCCAAGATGAAGATTAGCACAACCATATTATTCCCTTTCTAATTTCACAATAAAAATAGTTCATAAATATAGTTTTGCACTATCTTTTTGTAGAATTTGAGTTCAATTAGGGCACTCGAAAACATGATTTTTTTATTTTTTCAAAATTTTTGCTTGTTTTTTATACATTTGTTGTTTACAATCACAGCAACCCATACTCAACTAAGTAAGGAGGAAACGATGGGTGGACTTAAGCATGTGGCGTTTGTCCTGGCTGTGGTGTTTTTTCTGTGCAGCTTCAACTTTGCCATTGCCAAGGGAAAAGTAAGCGGTGAAGAACTCGTGCGGGATTTCTGGAAAAATATGGCCGAAGGAAATATAGAGGCGCTCAAAAATACCATGGCAGACGGATTTCAGTCCATACACCAAGATGGTGCTCGTAGCAAAGAAGAAGAGCTCAAACTCATAGAAAACCTACAACTCGGTGAATATAAACTTGATAATTTTAAAACCACAAGTTACAAAAACATAGTAATAGTCACTTACACGGTGGCAGTTACCCACGAAACCATTGATGGCAAGCCTATGACAACTAAGCCCATGCCTCGAATGACCATATTTGCTATAGAAAAGAAAGGATACAAGATACTTGCTCATGCCAATCTTGAAGAAATAAGCAGCAAATAAAATCATCACGGCAACTCTTAGAACTGCATAATCGGCTTTTCTGGCGGATTTGCCAAACATTATTTATATAATTTGGTATCTGATTTTAGTGGGGATATAGAAACTCATTTAGCCTCTACGGTCTCGGCTGGTTCTTCTTTGCGGAATTTTTTCATGTATTTTTCGAGGAATTCTTTCCTTATTCGTTTCAACTCCATGTCGGGGAATACCGATAGCAATTTCCAGCCAAGGTCAAGCGTTTCTTCTATAGAACGGTCGGTATATTCGCCCTGCCCGATGTAAACTTTTTCGAATGTTTCTGCGAATTCATAGTATTTTTTGTCCATTTCAGTCAGGGCAGCCTCACCAAGAATAACTGATAGCTCTCTTGCCTGCACACCTCGCGCATAGGCGGCATAAAGCTGGTTAAAAATATCGTCATGGTCCTCACGGGTTCTCCCAGGACCTATGCCTTTCTGACGGAGTCGTGAAAGCGACTGCTGAACATCAATAGGGGGCATTATGCCTTTCCTGTGAAGTTCGCGCGAGAGCACTATTTGCCCCTCGGTAATGTATCCGGTAAGGTCCGGGATAGGGTGCGTTTTGTCGTCCTCGGGCATGGTGAGAATGGGGATAAGCGTTATCGACCCATCGCGTCCTTTTATTCTTCCTGCGCGCTCGTAGATGGTTGCGAGGTCGGTATAAAGATAACCAGGGTAACCCCGTCTCCCCGGGATTTCTTTTCTCGCTGCGGAGACCTCCCGCAACGCCTCACAGTAATTAGTCATGTCGGTAAGGATAACGAGCACATGCATTCCCTTGTCAAATGCAAGATATTCGGCGGTAGTTAAAGCCATCCGCGGGGTCGATATTCTTTCAATCGCAGGGTCGTCGGCAAGATTCAGAAATAGGACCGCCCGCTCAATCGCTCCTGTCCTCGTGAATTCCTCTTGGAAATACTGTGCCTCCTCGAATGTTATCCCCATAGCACCGAAAACCACCGCAAACTGCTCACCAGTTATTACCTTTGCCTGACGAGCTATTTGTGCAGCGAGTCTGTTGTGGGGGAGCCCTGACCCGGAGAATATCGGCAACTTCTGGCCTCTGACCAGAGTGTTAAGCCCATCTATTGCCGAGATACCCGTCTGAATAAACTCCCGGGGGAACTCTCGTGCGTAGGGATTTATAGGCGCACCGTTTATATCAAGCTTTTTTTCAGGGATAATTTCGGGACCGCCGTCTATGGGGCGACCAGTGCCGTCAAAAACTCTTCCAAGCATATCCAGGGAGACACCGAGCTCGATTCCTTTGCCGAGAAACCTTATTCTTGACTGCGCGAGGTCAACACCCGTGGCACCCTCGAAAAGCTGCACGAGAGCTCTATCGCGGTCAACCTCGAGGACCTTGCCACGCCGCTTTGAACCATCGGGAAGGGTTATTAGAACCAGCTCCTCGTATTTGGCGCCCTCAACACCCTCAACGAGCAAAAGCGGACCTGCTACTTCCCGTATTGTCGTGTATTCTTTATACATAATTTTCCAAAAATTATTTTAAATGCGTTTTATGTCAAGTTTGAATTGAAAAATATTTAAGATGAATTAATTTCGCTCTGAGGATAGAAATCAATTTCAGGCATGAAGAAGAAATTTCATATAATAACATATGGTTGCCAGATGAACAAATACGACTCTATGGCGATAACCGAGCGGCTAATGGAGCTTGGGCATGTTCCTACGGAAGATGTGGGTGAAGCGGATGTAATAATAGTTAATACTTGCGCTGTGCGCGAACACGCGGAAAAAAGAGCGCTGGGAAGAATAAGAAACCTTCTTGGGCTGAAAAAGTCGAACCCTGAGCTTAAAGTTGGCATCATAGGCTGCGTTGCACAGGAATATGGGGAAAAGCTTTTTGAGCTAATTCCGGAGCTTGACTTCGTGGTAGGAACCGAACAACTGGACAAAATAGAGGAAATAGTAAGCGGAAGATTAGGATGTGGCGTTTTCGTCGAGTCGAGGGAAGATTTTCTGGGGGTTTCAGCGCCTGCTCACATTGAAAGCGGTCAGGTAAGTTCTTTCGTAACCATAATGCGCGGGTGCAATAACT is a window encoding:
- the pfkB gene encoding 1-phosphofructokinase → MIYTVTLNPALDRTVYVEKLIKYESIRVIREEHYAGGKGIDVSRVIKKLGGQSIALGFLGGYAGMEMEGRLLNEGIACNFVWTKSETRVNVIIHSLDDGGEYRLNFRGPEIRPQEVAELMQKCRSLKPKPTFVVISGSVPEGVDPIIYEQLIITFESQGAKVILDTYGEPLKKGLLATPFMVKPNLVELSEFCGDKLSSIKEIIKAAKELLKFVDVVTVSMGSDGLIGVTKESSYHAIPPRVEAKSTVGAGDSAVAAMVLALERGMPFEEVIRRGAAAGTASTLTDGTATIDINDFNNILANTVVKKISDVGG
- a CDS encoding PrsW family intramembrane metalloprotease — encoded protein: MVVLIFILALLPGILWLWYVYKSDRFEPEPLGDVAIVFICGFFAVLPTILIELGLRMVFGLTGYATTIYEAIGSAWFIAGAVEEVIKFSVVLFVIYFNKEFDEPVDGIVYASAAAVGFASLENFFYMLRFGAHVILLRGPLSTLGHVVFSTLWGYGLGRGKFHPKVAKKLALYGLILAALAHGAYNFLLISPSVFGENIGIPLAFCVIPLTLFLWYVMHKHIKKSEAISPYNPHPEEDELDKYDDMNETA
- a CDS encoding nuclear transport factor 2 family protein; translation: MGGLKHVAFVLAVVFFLCSFNFAIAKGKVSGEELVRDFWKNMAEGNIEALKNTMADGFQSIHQDGARSKEEELKLIENLQLGEYKLDNFKTTSYKNIVIVTYTVAVTHETIDGKPMTTKPMPRMTIFAIEKKGYKILAHANLEEISSK
- a CDS encoding V-type ATP synthase subunit B, which encodes MYKEYTTIREVAGPLLLVEGVEGAKYEELVLITLPDGSKRRGKVLEVDRDRALVQLFEGATGVDLAQSRIRFLGKGIELGVSLDMLGRVFDGTGRPIDGGPEIIPEKKLDINGAPINPYAREFPREFIQTGISAIDGLNTLVRGQKLPIFSGSGLPHNRLAAQIARQAKVITGEQFAVVFGAMGITFEEAQYFQEEFTRTGAIERAVLFLNLADDPAIERISTPRMALTTAEYLAFDKGMHVLVILTDMTNYCEALREVSAARKEIPGRRGYPGYLYTDLATIYERAGRIKGRDGSITLIPILTMPEDDKTHPIPDLTGYITEGQIVLSRELHRKGIMPPIDVQQSLSRLRQKGIGPGRTREDHDDIFNQLYAAYARGVQARELSVILGEAALTEMDKKYYEFAETFEKVYIGQGEYTDRSIEETLDLGWKLLSVFPDMELKRIRKEFLEKYMKKFRKEEPAETVEAK